The genome window ttttcttttatatcaGACTTTGATCACTGTGTTTGACATTGCACTCCACCTCTGGGaccctcctcatcttcctcataAGCTTCCCTACTGTGGCTTCTCTGTTGTGCCTGCACATCCACCTCACTGAGTTCCACCTCCTCTGTGTCATCAGTTATCATCACATCCTCCCTGGGAGGAAGCAATCTTTCCAGCTGGAACATGAGATGCTCTGGGAGCCAACCTTTCTTTGGGAATTCCACCTGCGGGATAAATTACAATGAGATGAAATTCTCAACAATGAAGAAAATTGGATCCAGAGTTGTGTCACACTggtgaaatgttttgcattcCTGTTCTTACCTGGAATTGAATGATTAGCTGTCCCTTTTCATAAGGATCTCTGTAAATTGGCATGCCCTCATTCTGAACACATTTGATGTCATCATGCTTTATTACTTCACCTGTTGATAAGACACATGTTCAAGAAATCTGAATTgcatataatatataaaaacaaaccagcacTGGGGACCAGCTGATCCCAATCAATTACCTGGCAGTGAGGTGATGACGATTGTTCTGCTGTCTAATGTTTGAATGGTCTTCTTGAAACCACACAGGGCCTCAACAAGTTTGATGTTCATTGTCATCATCAAATTGTCGTCTTGTCTCTGGAAGACGGGGTGATCCTTCTGATCCAGCACAATGATTACATCCCCAGGCTCCAGTCCAGGTTCCTGGTCACCTTCTCCATGGAATGTAATTCTCTGACCATCTTTCATACCTGCACAACACATTTATCACATTAACACaactttcaaaaaaaaaaaaccaaacaaaaaaacttaGATTAGGGGAGGAAAAGGTACGTACCTTTGTCAATGTTAACTTCAAGAATTTTCTTAGTGCGTTCTACTTTGTGTCCGTTGCAGTTTTTGCAGCGGTCCTTGGAGTTAAATTTCTCGCCCTGTCCCTGGCACTCTGAACACATGCTTTGGATCTGCTGAATCATGCCTGGACCAATCTGTTGCACCTTGATTTGTACTCCTTTACCTTTGCAATTTGAGCACTTCTCCAAGGCACCTTTCTTGCCACCATAACCTGTAATAACCAGGATAATGTCATTTACTTTTACAACACTTATTGTATAAAGGGTTAAAGTAACAAAACGAAAACAATACAACACTACGTAccatcacatttttcacaaatgaCATTCTTCTGAAGTCCAAGCTTCCTGGTGGTGCCTTTGTACATCTCCTCTAATGTAACACCCATCTGGTGGACAACATTCTTCCCTACAggaaaagcagataaaaatTAAAGTTACATAAgtttattaatataaataaaagcCTGCTGCTAGATTACCTATAAAACAGTGCTACAATATATTGtacctcttctctctctctgcatccttcctccacctccaaagaacatgttgaaaatgtccatTGGAGAAGATCCTCCACCCATGCCCCCCTCTTTGATTGCTTGTTCTCCTCCTTGGTCGTACAAGTTCCTCTTCTCTGGATTTGACAGCACCTCATATGCTTGAGATATATGCTTGAACTgtagaaatcaaacaaaaaaacattatttctgaTGTGGTCTTTCAAGTAGCTATACCACCAAAGTCCcacattcaaaaccttactcAAGTTAAAGTATGCAAGATCATGCAAAATTtacttaaagcatcaaaagtacATAGATATATGCTTTCAGAGTAATATTACTGTTGCATTAACATGTATGCTGCACTTTACTGCTGTAGTTGTTTAAAGTTGAGCTAATTTAAATACTTTACATGCTGTAGGTTAGAGTAATCTAtggaaatgcatcatattctcTAAGATCATCATATATTTGTAGTGTCACTGTCATGTGACAACCTGGCATCTCTGAAAAGTCAAGTTATCATggtttttaaataatttaacttaaaaaaatagGACAATTTTCTTAAATGAAGACCTAgtccttcagttcatcagaaaaatgcaaattgaAAATCACCAAGATTTGTGGATGCCACCAaacaggaagggtatgaaaaattTGTTATTTGAAAAGAAACTTAACTAAAGCTGTAATGAGTGCAATACTTGCCTCTAAGATGTAGTGGAGAAGAAGAGTAAAGTAGCACATAATGGAAATACTTGTGTATTTGGGTAAATGTACTTACTTTCAACCACTGCTAGCAAGTGGTAATGACTGATATTAGTTTAATCTTTCCTGACCTTTTATCTTCATTTTCAGCATATTTTCTGACAATGACACTGAATGAGAGGAGCCCTTTACTGTTGAGCCTACAAGGACAGTAAATAACCACTTGATTAATTTCTCAACCTCCTGACGTCGGAGCCTGAGGCATTTCAACACAGGGAGGGCTAATCTTCCGGCACCTCAGCACAGGAGCCGCGACTAGATCATTCCAGAAAGTTCCTGCTGTCAATTCAACCAGGCGTGCAGTTTAAAATTAGACAGGTCATTTCTATCAGTCCATAAACGGCTACAGGAACCGCACAAATGTCTCTAAAGCTATATGTAGCTAACTCACCTTATCTCCTTCACTGGGGTTCTTATCGGGGTGATATTTCAATGCGAGTTTTCTGTAGGCTTTCTTGATTTCCTCCGGTGTGGCTTGGGGGCTAACACCCAAAAGATCGTAGTAGCCGGTTTCGTGAACCATGGTGACAGTCTAGCTAAAACATAAACCAGACACACAATAGCACGTTACGTAAAGCTGCCACTTACTATTTTGTCCATGAGGTTAGCGTTTAGGACCCAATGCTTCAGTTAGCTTAGTAGCCACGTAACTCAAAAATTAACGTTAGCTACCATTACCCAACAACAAAGTTCACATTAGCAAGAACAACAGTTAAACTTAACCTGAAAACGTAAGAAATAGTGTTAACACGTGGAAGGAATACAGTGACATAACTATGCCTCAAAACACCTCGCCGGCAGCACGTGTGGACGTTTTACAATCCCTATCAACCACATGCTAAAATGCTACTATTTAATATCACGTCAAGCTTGAATGAACCCGCTAGCATTTATGTTCCGCATAGCTAAATATTCTTTCAAGTTCCAGAATAGCGTACCAACTTACCAGGTGTTACAACAGCCCTGGCTTTCGCTCGA of Chelmon rostratus isolate fCheRos1 chromosome 6, fCheRos1.pri, whole genome shotgun sequence contains these proteins:
- the dnaja gene encoding dnaJ homolog subfamily A member 1, whose translation is MVHETGYYDLLGVSPQATPEEIKKAYRKLALKYHPDKNPSEGDKFKHISQAYEVLSNPEKRNLYDQGGEQAIKEGGMGGGSSPMDIFNMFFGGGGRMQRERRGKNVVHQMGVTLEEMYKGTTRKLGLQKNVICEKCDGYGGKKGALEKCSNCKGKGVQIKVQQIGPGMIQQIQSMCSECQGQGEKFNSKDRCKNCNGHKVERTKKILEVNIDKGMKDGQRITFHGEGDQEPGLEPGDVIIVLDQKDHPVFQRQDDNLMMTMNIKLVEALCGFKKTIQTLDSRTIVITSLPGEVIKHDDIKCVQNEGMPIYRDPYEKGQLIIQFQVEFPKKGWLPEHLMFQLERLLPPREDVMITDDTEEVELSEVDVQAQQRSHSREAYEEDEEGPRGGVQCQTQ